The following are encoded in a window of Amaranthus tricolor cultivar Red isolate AtriRed21 chromosome 2, ASM2621246v1, whole genome shotgun sequence genomic DNA:
- the LOC130805948 gene encoding G-type lectin S-receptor-like serine/threonine-protein kinase At5g24080, producing MVTITNYFHIHSYLTLCYRVSILLHGFFGLVTCQIRPGSRLIAWENKAWVSQNGTFAFGFSPIYSNHQFQLGIWYNQIPGDRVFVWSANSDTPVSRNAILSFDTTGNLVLDDGQRTNLWSSNTSRAGVESAEMSESGNFILYNSVLEPVFQTFSYPSDTLLPGQPLNVSMKLTSSKQSPSHGGYYTLKMLQQPTSLSLALTYNLPESSPEDTLSNISYWAGPDISNATGDVVALLDEKGSFGVVYGPGSSNGAVYVYKNDRDTNGLLYNKSLTPATRTTILRRLLLEQNGNLRLYRWDNDVNGSSQWVSEWAAVSSPCDIAGICGNGICHLDKSKTNSSCSCLPGTTRVGENDDRCFENITKTEKCTNQKENRTLSEYKIIVVQQANYYFSDSSVIANYSDIPTVSKCGDACLDDCECVASVYGLDEEKPYCWVLRKLDFGGFQDPSSTLFVKVLKNESNWSGSSKQDGDLGGDDNNKSAHDKALVIPIVLSMGMLIGFLCFLLYYNVHRRRMLRQAMESSLIFSGAPISFTYRDLQYCTSNFSQLLGRGGFGTVYKGSLGDETLIAVKKLDKILPHGEREFITEVNIIGSMHHMNLVRLCGYCSEGSRRLLVYEFMKNGSLDKWIFAPNYNRDKVLDWPTRYNVALGTAQGIAYFHEQCRNRIIHCDIKPENILLDENFCPKVSDFGLAKLMGREHSQVVTMVRGTRGYLAPEWISNRPITVKADVYSYGMLLLEIIGGRRNLDMSYDAQDFFYPGWAYKKLIDEKTMEVVDKRLGGAVDAVELSRALKIGFWCIQDDVSIRPSMGEVVKMFEGTMEVNMPPMPQNILELIEEGLDNVYKAMKRECDHTSTSIFTINTHPSSRATCSYSTMSPR from the exons ATGGTAACAATAACTAATTATTTCCATATTCATTCATATTTAACATTATGTTATCGAGTATCAATTTTGTTACATGGGTTTTTTGGTTTAGTGACTTGCCAAATTAGGCCTGGTTCTCGTTTAATAGCTTGGGAAAACAAAGCATGGGTTTCCCAAAATGGAACTTTTGCATTTGGGTTTAGTCCTATCTACTCAAATCACCAATTCCAACTTGGTATTTGGTATAATCAAATTCCTGGAGATAGAGTTTTTGTTTGGTCTGCTAACAG TGATACTCCGGTGAGCAGAAACGCCATCTTAAGCTTCGACACGACCGGAAACCTCGTCCTCGACGACGGGCAGCGAACCAACTTATGGTCATCCAACACTTCAAGAGCAGGAGTAGAATCAGCAGAAATGTCAGAAAGTGGGAATTTTATCCTATATAATTCAGTACTAGAACCTGTATTTCAGACCTTTTCTTACCCATCTGATACACTTTTACCGGGCCAAcccttaaatgtatcaatgaAATTAACATCATCAAAACAATCACCTTCTCATGGAGGTTACTACACACTAAAAATGCTCCAACAACCAACTTCACTTAGCTTAGCATTAACCTATAATTTACCTGAATCTTCCCCTGAAGACACCCTTTCGAATATTTCGTATTGGGCGGGCCCAGATATCTCGAATGCAACCGGTGATGTGGTTGCACTCCTAGACGAAAAGGGTTCTTTTGGGGTGGTTTACGGGCCAGGCTCATCAAATGGTGCGGTGTACGTGTATAAAAATGATCGTGACACTAACGGGTTATTGTACAATAAGTCGTTAACACCAGCTACACGTACAACAATTTTACGACGATTATTACTTGAACAAAATGGGAATTTAAGGCTATATAGATGGGATAATGATGTAAATGGGTCAAGCCAATGGGTTTCAGAATGGGCTGCAGTGTCTAGCCCATGTGACATAGCTGGAATATGTGGGAATGGTATATGTCACCTAGACAAGTCCAAAACAAACTCGTCTTGTTCTTGCCTACCCGGAACTACAAGGGTAGGCGAGAATGATGATAGATGTTTCGAGAATATTACTAAGACCGAAAAATGCACTAATCAGAAAGAAAATCGAACATTATCAGAGTATAAAATTATAGTTGTACAACAAGCAAATTATTACTTCTCTGATAGTTCAGTGATTGCTAATTATAGTGACATTCCTACGGTGTCTAAGTGTGGTGATGCTTGTTTAGATGATTGTGAATGTGTTGCTTCGGTTTATGGGTTAGATGAGGAAAAACCTTATTGTTGGGTGTTAAGAAAGTTGGATTTTGGAGGGTTCCAAGACCCGAGTTCTACACTTTTTGTTAAGGTCTTAAAAAACGAGTCAAATTGGAGCGGATCAAGTAAACAAGATGGCGATTTAGGAGGAGACGATAATAATAAAAGTGCACATGATAAGGCTTTGGTGATTCCTATAGTTTTGAGCATGGGAATGTTGATTGGATTTCTATGTTTCTTGTTGTATTACAATGTACATAGGAGAAGAATGTTGAGACAAGCAATGGAGAGttctttaatcttctcaggCGCTCCGATTAGCTTCACATACCGCGATTTGCAGTATTGTACTTCCAATTTTTCACAACTATTAGGAAGAG GAGGATTTGGGACTGTATACAAAGGAAGCCTAGGAgatgaaactttaattgctGTGAAGAAACTCGACAAAATTTTACCTCATGGAGAGCGCGAATTCATCACCGAAGTAAATATTATTGGTTCTATGCATCACATGAACTTGGTACGTCTTTGTGGCTATTGCTCGGAGGGATCACGCAg GTTGTTGGTTTACGAATTCATGAAAAATGGATCATTAGACAAATGGATTTTTGCTCCGAATTACAATCGAGACAAGGTACTCGATTGGCCTACACGTTATAACGTAGCATTGGGCACCGCACAAGGGATTGCTTACTTCCATGAACAATGTAGGAACAGAATAATCCATTGTGACATCAAGCCAGAAAATATCTTACTAGATGAGAATTTTTGTCCTAAGGTTTCTGATTTCGGTTTGGCTAAATTGATGGGGCGTGAACACTCTCAAGTCGTTACAATGGTTCGAGGAACTCGAGGGTACTTAGCTCCTGAATGGATTAGTAATCGTCCTATTACTGTTAAGGCCGATGTTTATAGTTATGGTATGCTTTTGTTGGAGATTATTGGAGGAAGAAGGAACCTTGACATGTCTTATGATGCTCAAGATTTCTTTTACCCTGGATGGGCTTACAAG AAATTGATAGACGAGAAAACGATGGAAGTCGTCGATAAACGACTAGGAGGAGCAGTTGATGCGGTAGAACTATCGAGAGCACTGAAGATAGGTTTTTGGTGCATCCAAGATGATGTTTCTATAAGACCTTCCATGGGAGAAGTAGTGAAAATGTTTGAAGGCACAATGGAAGTGAACATGCCTCCAATGCCACAAAACATTTTAGAGTTGATAGAAGAAGGTCTTGATAATGTATACAAAGCTATGAAAAGAGAATGTGATCATACGAGTACAAGTATTTTTACAATTAATACTCATCCTTCATCCCGTGCTACATGTAGTTATTCTACTATGTCACCTCGATGA